One genomic segment of Synechocystis sp. LKSZ1 includes these proteins:
- a CDS encoding WD40 repeat domain-containing protein, with translation MSEIKAWRFLVSRNQFLDYRTVIAPDFMCQANIASLLAKAAEGDRTNDDSVYYREIHGSKVGDLTIIYRVIEAQAKDINPEIDGTLKDSFGREIYFLEGIVVKGIKPSISVTFENLELNHQQLINDYRNFWEWVSPQPAIASEATSLEDEGNSLKYRQVPEYIISSLASKPELSNKSTSPNLDPSSFSNPFSFFSNPFSFDGEIYFSKFIDDSRLLIHQYDKAVIILNWKEDKREVLIKGGLNRYIRQIALSADAKLVCTYNVITPDRNILKIWDLNKSSERKDIRESNPSEAGRVAALAFSSDGSVVATFERNNLPIPTSLVQIKLIDTKIGGIRGEELSWHTSNIKCIESSPFDNIFASGDEQGFVKIWNWKSLKRIGSLPSHSSTVNAIAFSPHQKMLVSGGEDGKIKIASYKNGVEDQGLLCEYSDWVGGVNALAFSPDGKIVASGGDDGKVKLWDVKSKTQKSELSGHDKPVMSVSFSPNGKLLASGSKDKTVRIWQLS, from the coding sequence ATGAGCGAGATCAAAGCTTGGCGATTTCTAGTCAGTCGCAATCAATTTTTGGACTATCGAACGGTGATAGCTCCTGATTTTATGTGTCAAGCGAATATAGCCAGTCTTTTGGCAAAAGCAGCAGAGGGCGATCGTACAAATGATGATAGCGTTTACTATCGTGAAATCCACGGCTCAAAAGTTGGTGATTTAACCATTATTTATCGAGTCATTGAAGCTCAAGCTAAAGATATAAATCCTGAAATTGACGGAACTTTAAAGGATTCCTTTGGCAGAGAAATATATTTTCTAGAAGGTATTGTTGTAAAAGGAATAAAACCTTCAATATCTGTAACATTCGAGAATTTAGAACTTAATCACCAACAACTCATCAATGACTATCGAAATTTCTGGGAATGGGTATCTCCTCAACCCGCCATTGCGTCAGAAGCGACTAGCTTAGAAGACGAAGGAAATTCACTTAAATACAGACAAGTTCCAGAATATATAATCAGTTCTTTAGCTTCAAAGCCCGAACTATCAAATAAAAGTACCTCTCCCAACCTAGATCCATCATCTTTTAGCAATCCATTTTCTTTTTTTAGCAATCCATTTTCTTTTGATGGTGAAATCTATTTTTCCAAATTTATTGATGATTCAAGACTTTTAATACATCAATACGACAAAGCAGTAATTATACTAAATTGGAAAGAAGATAAGAGAGAAGTTCTGATCAAAGGAGGCTTGAATCGTTATATTCGCCAAATTGCTCTCAGTGCTGATGCTAAACTAGTATGCACCTATAACGTAATTACCCCTGATCGTAATATTCTCAAAATATGGGATTTAAACAAATCTTCTGAAAGAAAAGATATTAGAGAGAGTAACCCTAGTGAGGCAGGTAGAGTTGCTGCTCTTGCTTTTTCATCTGATGGCTCGGTCGTAGCAACTTTTGAAAGAAACAATTTACCAATACCAACTTCATTAGTGCAAATTAAGTTAATAGATACAAAAATTGGTGGAATTAGAGGTGAAGAATTAAGTTGGCATACAAGTAATATTAAGTGCATTGAATCAAGTCCATTTGATAATATATTTGCTAGTGGTGATGAACAGGGATTTGTGAAAATCTGGAACTGGAAAAGTTTAAAACGAATTGGCAGTTTACCTAGTCACAGCAGCACGGTAAATGCTATTGCCTTTAGTCCTCACCAAAAAATGTTGGTTAGCGGCGGAGAAGATGGAAAAATCAAAATTGCAAGTTATAAGAATGGTGTAGAAGATCAGGGATTACTATGTGAATACTCTGATTGGGTAGGAGGAGTTAATGCACTTGCTTTTAGCCCTGACGGAAAAATTGTTGCTAGTGGTGGGGATGATGGCAAAGTAAAACTTTGGGATGTCAAGAGCAAAACGCAAAAAAGTGAGTTGTCTGGGCATGATAAGCCTGTAATGTCTGTCAGTTTTAGCCCCAACGGAAAACTACTGGCTAGTGGCAGCAAAGATAAAACTGTTAGAATATGGCAACTTAGCTAG